A single genomic interval of Cucumis sativus cultivar 9930 chromosome 5, Cucumber_9930_V3, whole genome shotgun sequence harbors:
- the LOC101204588 gene encoding protein JINGUBANG has product MRVRSWLIPCSRAAATSAAEPNHIKPPQSSSFLMSDASSFSDTSAHSSSSSTPSSDTSSSSLQTNLSLQSLPSIPSLQKLPIPTDSFHVTLSQFPVASFKLPISHLAVHGPYLYVATAHEINVYDRLTFSHITGFNAPDSSSGSVKGIAFLPRQILTSHQDGKIRVWNLLHKKNNQFKLVNTLPTVNDRLRRFILPKNYVNVRRHKKLLWIQHADAVTGLAVNNGSIYSVSWDRSLKIWRGSDHRCVESVKAAHEDAVNAVAVSAGGTVYTGSADRKIRVWAKPEAEKRHVLVATLEKHKSAVNALALNEDGSLLFSGACDRSVLVWEREDSANYMAVIGALRGHKNAILCLIYVSDLLLSGSADRTVRVWRRGGDGSFSCLTVLEGHKKPVKSLVIVSEAEGMMRNGGVVSVCSGSLDGELKAWKISLSNLNSPLPNSNIMNCS; this is encoded by the coding sequence ATGAGGGTCCGATCATGGCTAATCCCCTGCTCCAGGGCTGCAGCCACTTCCGCTGCTGAACCCAATCATATTAAACCCCCTCAATCCTCCTCCTTCTTAATGTCCGACGCTAGCAGCTTTTCCGACACCTCGGCCCACTCTTCCTCCTCATCCACTCCTAGTTCCGACACGAGCTCTTCCAGTCTCCAAACCAATCTCTCCCTTCAGTCCCTACCCTCCATTCCATCTCTACAGAAACTCCCCATCCCCACCGATTCCTTCCACGTCACTCTTTCTCAATTCCCCGTTGCCTCTTTTAAGCTCCCTATCTCCCATCTCGCCGTCCATGGTCCTTACCTCTACGTCGCCACCGCTCACGAAATCAACGTCTACGATCGACTCACTTTCTCCCATATCACTGGATTCAACGCTCCAGATTCTTCCTCTGGTTCCGTTAAGGGAATCGCCTTTCTCCCCCGCCAAATACTTACTTCTCACCAAGATGGAAAAATCCGAGTCTGGAATTTACTTCATAAGAAGAACAATCAATTCAAATTAGTCAACACTCTCCCTACAGTCAACGACCGTCTTCGCCGATTTATACTCCCGAAGAATTACGTCAACGTCCGTCGTCACAAGAAACTCCTCTGGATTCAACACGCTGACGCCGTCACCGGACTCGCCGTAAACAACGGTTCCATTTACTCTGTTTCTTGGGATCGGAGTTTGAAAATCTGGCGAGGCTCCGACCACCGTTGCGTCGAGTCGGTGAAAGCAGCTCACGAAGACGCCGTCAACGCGGTGGCTGTTTCCGCCGGGGGGACGGTATATACAGGTTCAGCCGATCGGAAAATACGAGTTTGGGCGAAACCGGAGGCGGAGAAACGGCATGTACTGGTAGCAActttggagaagcataaatCGGCGGTGAACGCATTAGCGTTAAACGAAGACGGTTCGTTACTGTTCTCAGGTGCGTGTGATCGGTCGGTTTTGGTATGGGAAAGAGAAGACAGTGCGAATTACATGGCGGTGATCGGGGCATTGAGGGGTCACAAAAATGCGATACTGTGTTTGATATACGTTTCAGATTTGTTGTTGAGTGGGTCGGCAGATCGGACAGTGAGGGTGTGGCGACGTGGAGGAGATGGGAGTTTTAGTTGTTTAACGGTGTTGGAAGGGCACAAGAAACCGGTGAAGTCGCTGGTGATAGTATCGGAGGCGGAGGGGATGATGAGAAACGGCGGCGTCGTATCGGTGTGTAGTGGGAGTCTTGATGGAGAACTCAAAGCTTGGAAGATTTCACTTTCGAATCTTAATAGTCCATTGCCGAATTCGAATATTATGAATTGCAGCTGA
- the LOC101217411 gene encoding ABC transporter B family member 15, with protein MGKKKTGVFRYADWLDQLLMFLGCLGSIGDGLTTPLTMLVLSGMINHYSVSDSNSFSNHVVDKYTLKLLYIAIGVGLCAFFEGMCWTRTAERQTSRIRMEYLKSVLRQEASFFDINQAASSTFLIVSSITSDCHTIQDTIAEKIPNFLAHISGFIFCIPTAFVLSWQLALAALPFSFMFIIPGVGFGKVYKNLGVKAKVSYVVAGSIAEQAISSIRTVYSYVGEHQTLEQFSHALQKSMNFGIKQGLGRGLMMGSMAMMYAAWAYQAWVGSILVTERGETGGAILISGICIIFGGICVMNALPNLSFISESTIAASRIFEMVDRIPVIDAEDGKGKTLDCLRGKIEFRDVEFSYPSRPATSILQGLNLKVNAGETVGLVGGSGSGKSTVFHLLERFYDPVKGDILLDGHRIRKLQLKWLRSQMGLVNQEPILFATSIKENILFGKEGASMPLVKRAAKAANAHDFIATLPDGYETQVGQFGVQLSGGQKQRIAIARALIRDPKILLLDEATSALDVESERIVQEALDQASRGRTTIVIAHRLSTIQKADQILVLESGRVVESGSHNKLLQRNNEGIYSKMVKMQQSRMENNPSSSLYDSTGETYLQKTVGGARTPLTPLNQISVRRSSPIWYNSPIYSISMSCPYSVEIDSSNYSYCEGLKYTSSSSQSPSQWRIWRLNAPEWKQALLGCMGAAGTGITQPIYSYCLGTVASVYFLKDNAALKSDIRFYCFIFLGITCLSFISNLVQHYSFAIMGENLTKRVREKMLEKIMTFEIGWFDKDENTSAAICARLALEGNLVRSLVAERTSLLVQVSVTATLAFVLGLLVTWRVAIVAIAMQPLIIGSFYSRKVLMRNISEKARKAQGEGSQLASEAITNHRTIAAFSSQDRILSLFEASMEFPKQDNVKQSWISGLGLFSSLFLTTTTTALTLWYGGRLINQGLVTPKQLFQAFFILMSTGKNIADVGSMSSDIAKGANAIVSIFAILDRNTEIDPQQLEGVKVKETIRGEVELKNVFFAYPTRPDQLIFNGLSLKIEAGTTVALVGQSGSGKSTVIGLIERFYDPKKGVVRIDGIDIKSYNLRSLRSHIALVSQEPALFAGTIRNNILFGQDDRSENEIRKAAKLANAHEFISSMKDGYESQCGERGVQLSGGQKQRIALARAILKNPKILLLDEATSALDSMSETLVQEALEKMMVGRTSLVVAHRLSTIQKADSIAVIKQGKIVEQGSHSTLLDHGQSGAYYSLINQLKS; from the exons atgggaaagaagaaaactggGGTATTCAGATATGCTGATTGGTTGGATCAGTTGCTAATGTTTCTTGGTTGCTTGGGGAGTATTGGAGATGGGCTTACAACTCCACTCACTATGCTTGTTCTAAGTGGTATGATCAATCACTATTCTGTTTCTGATTCCAACTCTTTTTCAAATCATGTTGTGGACAAg TATACACTCAAGCTGCTTTATATTGCTATTGGTGTTGGACTATGTGCTTTCTTTG AGGGAATGTGTTGGACTAGGACAGCAGAAAGACAAACATCCCGCATCAGAATGGAGTACCTAAAATCAGTTTTGAGACAAGAAGCTAGTTTTTTCGACATTAATCAAGCTGCTTCTTCTACATTTCTTATTGTTTCTTCCATCACTTCTGATTGTCACACTATCCAAGATACCATAGCTGAGAAG ATACCAAACTTTCTGGCTCACATCTCAGGCTTTATCTTCTGCATTCCTACTGCATTTGTGCTCTCATGGCAGCTTGCTTTGGCTGCCCTTCCGTTCTCTTTCATGTTTATTATTCCAGGGGTTGGATTTGGAAAGGTTTACAAGAACTTAGGTGTCAAGGCCAAGGTTTCTTATGTGGTTGCTGGTAGCATTGCCGAACAAGCGATCTCTTCAATCCGCACCGTATATTCATACGTAGGAGAGCACCAAACTTTAGAGCAGTTCAGTCATGCACTTCAAAAAAGCATGAACTTTGGCATTAAACAAGGCCTTGGGAGAGGACTTATGATGGGTAGTATGGCAATGATGTATGCTGCTTGGGCATATCAGGCATGGGTTGGTAGTATTCTCGTAACTGAAAGAGGAGAAACAGGTGGAGCCATTTTGATATCTGGAATATGTATCATTTTTGGTGGAAT ATGTGTTATGAATGCACTCCCAAATCTCTCGTTTATCTCTGAGTCAACAATTGCTGCATCTCGAATTTTCGAGATGGTTGATCGCATTCCTGTCATTGATGCTGAAGATGGTAAAGGAAAAACTTTGGACTGTTTAAGAGGAAAGATTGAATTTAGAGATGTTGAGTTTTCGTATCCGTCAAGACCTGCAACCTCAATTCTTCAAGGACTTAATCTCAAAGTGAATGCTGGGGAGACAGTAGGCCTTGTTGGAGGTAGTGGCTCAGGCAAGTCCACTGTGTTCCATTTACTTGAGAGATTCTATGACCCTGTCAAAGGAGACATTCTTCTTGATGGTCATAGGATAAGGAAGCTTCAACTCAAATGGCTTAGATCTCAAATGGGACTAGTCAATCAAGAGCCAATTCTATTTGCAACGTCcataaaggaaaatattttgtttggtaaGGAAGGAGCTTCAATGCCACTTGTTAAGAGAGCAGCTAAGGCTGCAAATGCGCACGATTTCATTGCAACATTACCTGATGGATATGAAACTCAA GTGGGGCAATTTGGTGTTCAATTGTCTGGAGGGCAAAAGCAAAGAATTGCAATAGCAAGAGCTCTAATCAGAGATCCCAAAATTCTTCTTTTGGACGAAGCAACCAGTGCTTTGGATGTAGAGTCTGAAAGAATTGTACAAGAGGCCTTGGACCAAGCTTCACGTGGAAGAACTACAATCGTCATTGCACACCGTCTTTCAACAATTCAAAAGGCCGATCAAATTCTTGTACTTGAATCAGGTAGAGTAGTAGAGTCTGGTTCTCACAATAAGTTACTTCAAAGAAATAATGAAGGAATTTACAGCAAAATGGTGAAAATGCAGCAATCTCGAATGGAAAATAACCCTTCTAGTTCTTTGTATGATTCTACTGGAGAAACATATCTCCAAAAGACAGTAGGAGGAGCCAGAACTCCATTGACACCATTAAACCAAATATCGGTTCGTCGAAGCAGCCCAATTTGGTACAACAGTCCAATATATTCTATTAGCATGTCATGTCCATACTCGGTCGAGATTGACTCTAGTAATTACAGTTATTGTGAAGGCTTAAAGTATACCTCAAGTTCTTCTCAATCTCCTTCTCAATGGCGAATTTGGCGATTGAATGCACCTGAGTGGAAACAAGCATTGCTTGGTTGCATGGGTGCTGCAGGCACAGGAATTACTCAACCAATATATTCCTATTGCTTAGGAACAGTTGCCTCAGTTTACTTCTTAAAGGACAACGCTGCTCTTAAATCAGACATTAGATTCTATTGCTTCATATTCTTAGGCATAACATGTCTTAGTTTTATATCTAATCTAGTTCAGCATTACAGCTTTGCAATCATGGGAGAAAACTTAACCAAGAGAGTAAGAGAAAAAATGCTTGAAAAAATCATGACCTTTGAGATTGGATGGTTTGATAAAGACGAGAATACGAGTGCCGCTATATGTGCACGACTAGCTCTTGAAGGAAACTTGGTTAGATCTCTTGTAGCAGAAAGAACATCACTATTGGTTCAGGTATCTGTGACAGCTACATTGGCATTTGTGCTTGGATTACTTGTGACATGGAGAGTAGCAATTGTAGCAATTGCTATGCAACCACTTATCATTGGAAGCTTCTATTCAAGAAAGGTTTTGATGAGAAATATATCTGAGAAGGCTAGGAAAGCACAAGGTGAAGGCAGCCAACTAGCTAGTGAAGCCATTACTAACCACAGGACTATTGCTGCATTTTCCTCTCAAGATAGGATTTTGAGTCTGTTTGAAGCTTCAATGGAATTCCCCAAGCAGGATAATGTAAAACAATCATGGATTTCAGGTTTAGGTTTATTCAGCTCCTTATTTCTGACTACAACAACAACAGCTTTGACACTATGGTATGGAGGGAGACTCATAAATCAAGGGTTGGTAACACCAAAACAACTTTTCCAAGCATTTTTCATCTTGATGAGCACTGGAAAGAACATTGCAGATGTAGGAAGCATGTCATCAGATATAGCAAAAGGTGCAAATGCCATAGTATCAATCTTTGCAATTCTAGATAGAAATACTGAAATAGACCCTCAACAACTTGAAGGGGTAAAAGTTAAAGAGACAATTCGTGGAGAAGTAGAATTGAAGAATGTATTTTTCGCATACCCGACAAGGCCTGACCAACTGATCTTCAATGGACTGAGTTTAAAAATTGAAGCTGGAACAACCGTCGCATTGGTTGGGCAAAGTGGTTCGGGTAAATCTACCGTTATCGGATTGATCGAAAGATTTTACGATCCTAAAAAAGGAGTAGTCCGCATTGATGGAATAGACATAAAGAGCTATAATTTGAGAAGTTTGAGGTCACACATTGCTCTAGTGAGTCAAGAACCTGCACTTTTTGCAGGAACTATACGCAATAACATTCTATTCGGGCAAGACGATCGGtcagaaaatgaaattaggaaGGCTGCAAAACTTGCTAATGCTCACGAGTTTATTAG TTCTATGAAAGACGGCTATGAGAGTCAATGTGGAGAAAGAGGAGTTCAGTTATCAGGAGGTCAAAAGCAGAGAATAGCTTTAGCAAGAGCCATATTGAAGAACCCAAAAATCCTTCTACTAGATGAGGCAACAAGTGCTCTGGATAGCATGTCAGAAACTTTAGTCCAAGAAGCATTAGAAAAGATGATGGTTGGCAGAACAAGCCTCGTGGTGGCTCATCGGTTGTCGACTATACAAAAAGCAGATTCAATAGCTGTAATAAAACAAGGTAAGATTGTTGAACAAGGATCACACTCGACTCTACTTGACCATGGACAAAGTGGAGCATACTACTCCCTGATTAACCAGCTAAaaagttaa
- the LOC101217177 gene encoding glycosyl hydrolase 5 family protein has translation MMKGLILLVWCVAASAAVGLPLHTDTRWIVDGAGERVKLRCVNWVSHLEAVVAEGLSKQPIEEISNRIQWLGFNCVRLTWPLFLATNESLNSLTVRQSFQRLGLAEAIAGIQANNPFIIDLPLLKAFEAVVGKLGEGKLMVILDNHISKPGWCCSNFDGNGFFGDQYFNPDLWIKGLTRIATMFNGVNHVVAMSLRNELRGPKQNVNDWYRYMQRGAEAVHSANPDILIILSGLSYDRDLSFLKNQPINLTFTSKTVYEVHWYAFSDGSSWESGNSNQVCGRTTNNLMKMSGFLLQQGFPLFISEFGIDQRGTNVNDNRYLSCFLAVAAELDLDWAVWTLVGSYYLREGVVGLNEFYGILDWNWCNLRNSTFLQRISALQSPFQGPGLAERREYNVIFHPLSGLCVVRKSLLDPLTLGPCVDTDAWYYTPQKFLTLKGTYFCIQADEIGKQAKLGIICTVNNAKWDMISDSKLHLSSKSSNGSLVCLDVDSSTNEIVTNSCKCLSRDSSCDPSSQWFKLVNSTRSLGRGRSMINMVGSSLPNVATKFVDL, from the exons ATGATGAAGGGGTTGATTCTTTTGGTGTGGTGTGTCGCCGCCTCGGCCGCGGTGGGGTTACCGCTACACACCGATACACGGTGGATCGTGGACGGGGCAGGGGAAAGAGTGAAACTAAGATGTGTAAATTGGGTGTCGCATTTGGAGGCGGTGGTGGCGGAGGGGCTTTCGAAGCAGCCGATTGAGGAGATTTCAAACAGAATTCAGTGGTTGGGATTCAACTGCGTCAGACTCACTTGGCCACTGTTTTTAGCCACGAATGAGTCTTTGAATTCCCTCACCGTCCGACAGTCTTTCCAGCGCCTCGGCCTCGCCGAAGCCATCGCCGGAATCCAAGCTAACAACCCCTTCATCATCGATCTTCCTCTCTTAAAAGCTTTTGag GCAGTGGTTGGAAAATTGGGGGAGGGGAAATTAATGGTGATATTGGACAATCACATAAGCAAGCCAGGATGGTGCTGTAGTAACTTCGACGGAAATGGGTTCTTTGGTGATCAATATTTCAACCCTGACTTATGGATTAAAGGCCTCACTCGAATAGCTACCATGTTTAATGGTGTCAACCATGTTGTTGCTATGAGCCTTAGGAATGAGCTTCGTGGCCCAAAACAAAATGTCAACGACTGGTACAG GTACATGCAAAGAGGAGCAGAAGCAGTTCATTCAGCAAACCCAGACATTCTTATAATCCTCTCAGGACTTAGCTATGACAGAGACTTATCTTTTCTCAAAAACCAACCCATAAACCTCACATTCACATCCAAAACGGTATATGAAGTTCACTGGTATGCTTTTTCAGATGGATCTTCATGGGAATCAGGAAACTCAAACCAAGTATGTGGAAGAACAACAAACAACTTAATGAAAATGTCTGGATTTCTATTACAACAAGGATTCCCTCTGTTCATAAGTGAATTTGGAATTGACCAAAGAGGAACAAATGTAAATGACAACAGATATTTGAGCTGTTTTTTAGCTGTAGCTGCTGAATTGGACCTTGATTGGGCAGTTTGGACACTTGTTGGAAGCTATTATTTGAGAGAAGGGGTTGTTGGTTTGAATGAATTTTATGGAATCCTTGATTGGAATTGGTGTAATCTTAGAAATTCAACTTTCCTTCAAAGGATTTCTGCTCTTCAATCTCCATTTCAAGGGCCAGGATTAGCAGAAAGAAGGGAGTATAATGTGATTTTTCATCCATTAAGTGGGCTTTGCGTGGTGAGAAAATCATTATTAGATCCATTAACATTAGGCCCATGTGTTGATACAGATGCTTGGTATTATACTCCACAAAAGTTTCTAACTCTAAAAGGGACTTATTTCTGTATACAAGCAGATGAAATTGGGAAGCAAGCTAAATTGGGGATTATATGTACTGTTAATAATGCTAAATGGGATATGATTTCTGATTCAAAATTGCatctttcttcaaaatctaGTAATGGGTCCTTAGTTTGTTTGGATGTAGATTCAAGCACAAATGAAATTGTGACCAATTCTTGCAAGTGTTTGAGTCGTGACTCATCCTGCGACCCAAGTAGCCAGTGGTTTAAGCTCGTTAACAGTACAAGAAGTTTGGGCCGGGGAAGGTCGATGATTAACATGGTTGGTTCATCTTTGCCTAACGTTGCGACCAAGTTTGTAGacttatga